One Diabrotica virgifera virgifera chromosome 3, PGI_DIABVI_V3a genomic window carries:
- the LOC126881742 gene encoding general transcription factor II-I repeat domain-containing protein 2B-like → MLNLSLQGRNHTVSDLIGMINGFRNKLNVFKRALEKNNLTHFPSGLQITEEFNGEENIEFSCCISQIEQVIDEFNTRFEEIESLKSSVLLYNNPLEATIDDQPPNLQLELCDLQADMFLITRQEKGPEFFKLLSKETNLRDFGLKMTSMFGSTYTCESVFSSMKYIKNKNRSNLTDSSLRHLMRLSTTELEVDISSLVDEADRPLSSH, encoded by the coding sequence ATGTTAAACTTGAGTCTACAAGGAAGAAACCATACGGTTTCAGATTTGATCGGAATGATAAACGGATTCCGGAATAAGCTGAACGTGTTTAAACGTGCTTTGGAAAAGAACAACCTGACACACTTCCCTAGCGGTCTGCAAATAACAGAAGAATTCAACGGTGaggaaaatattgagttttcatgCTGCATTTCACAAATTGAACAAGTTATTGATGAATTCAATACaagatttgaagaaattgaaagtCTCAAAAGCAGTGTACTACTTTATAATAACCCTCTTGAAGCAACCATTGATGATCAACCACCCAACTTACAGCTTGAGTTATGTGATCTTCAAGCAGACATGTTCCTAATCACCAGACAAGAAAAGGGACCTGAATTTTTCAAATTACTGTCAAAGGAGACAAACCTGCGAGATTTTGGACTGAAAATGACGTCAATGTTCGGAAGCACATATACATGTGAAAGTGTCTTTTCCtccatgaaatacataaaaaacaaaaacagaagcaACCTTACCGATTCTTCCTTACGTCATCTTATGAGACTGTCTACAACTGAACTGGAGGTGGACATTTCTTCATTGGTGGATGAAGCCGATCGACCACTGTCCTCACACTAA